TGCAAGCGCTCGTCGCTCCAGCGATTTCAGAGACTTGACCATGAGGTTCGCGTGATGTTCCCATCGCCCGGCTCCGAGGGGCATTCCAGGCAGGGCCGGGCCGGGGCCGCGGCGCCGGGCGAATCGGCGGGCTCCCCTTGCACGCACCGCCGGCGGGGTGGCAAGACGCGGGCGGACAAAGGAGTTTCAGGCTCATGACCGATATCGCCCGGCCCTTCACCGACGTCTCCGCGCCCGTGGCCGCCGCCCTCGCCGAGGGCCGTCCCGTCGTGGCGCTCGAGAGCACGATCGTCACCCACGGCATGCCTTTTCCGCAGAACGCGGAAATGGCCGCGCGGGTGGAGGCGATCATCCGCGACGAGGGCGCCGTCCCGGCGACGATCGTGGTCGTCGAAGGCAGGCTCAAGGTCGGCCTCTCGGCCTCGGAGCTCGTGAGCCTGGCCCGCGTTTCGGGCGCCATGAAGCTGTCGCGTGCCGACCTCGCCTTCGCCGTGGCCGAAGGACGCACCGGCGGAACGACGGTCGCCGCCACCATGATCGCGGCCGCAGCCGCCGGCATCCGCGTCTTCGCGACGGGCGGAATCGGCGGCGTCCACAAGGGCGCGGAGACGAGCTTCGACATCTCGGCCGATCTCGACGAACTCGCCCGCACGCCGGTGATCGTTGTCTCGGCGGGTGCCAAGGCGATCCTCGACATCGAGAAGACGCTGGAGGTTCTGGAGACGCGCGGCGTTCCGGTGGTGGGCTACGGTACGGACGTGATGCCCGCCTTCTGGTCGCGCGGATCGCGCTTCGGGGCACCGCTGCGTCTCGACAGCGCCGAGGCGATCGCCCGCTTCCAGAGAACGCGGACGGCGCTCGGCGTCGCGGGCGGCATGCTCATCGCCAATCCGGTGCCGGCGGCGTCGGAAATCCCCGAGGCCGAGATGGCGGTCCATATCGAGGCCGCGCAACGCGATGCCGTGGAACGGCGCGTCTCCGGCAAGGCCGTCACGCCCTTCCTGCTCGCCCGGATCCTCGAACTGACGCAGGGGCGGAGTCTCGAAACCAACATCGCGCTCGTCGAGAACAATGCCCGCCTGGCGGCCCGCATCGCCGCCGCGCTGGCCTGACACGCGGCCGTCGACGACATGTCTTCCAACGAAAAATCCCGCCGGCGGGGCGGGATTTCCCTCGTGGATGAAGGCTCCCCGATCAGGTGATCGGTGCGAGCCGGATCTCGACGCGGCGGTTGGCCGCCCGTCCGTCGGGCGTGGCGTTCGAGGCGATCGGCTGGGTCTCGCCCAGACCGAGGATGGAGAAGCGGCGCTGGTCGACACCCTGCGCGCCGAGATAGTTGGCGACCGAAAGCGCGCGGCGCTGCGACAGGCCGAGATTGTAGTTGTCGTCGCCCGTGGAATCCGTGTGGCCGTAGACGTCCACGATGGTCCGGTTGAACTTGGTGAGCACCAGTGCCACCGAGTTCAGGGTTCCGTAGAAGGAGCCCTTGATCGCATCCTGGTCGGTGTCGAAGGTGATGTTGGAGGGCATGTTGAGGATGATCTGGTCGCCCTGGCGGGTGACGCTGACGCCGGTCCCCTGCAGCTGCTGGCGCAACTGCGCCTCCTGCTGGTCCATGTAGCCGCCGATCGCGCCGCCGGCGAGCGCGCCGATGCCGGCGCCGATCAGCGCGTTGCGGCGGTCGTCGCCTCCGGCCAGCACGCCGAGGCCGGCACCTGCGAGCGCGCCGAGGGCCGCGCCGCCGGCCGTGTTCGAGATCTTCTGCTGGCCGGTATAGGGGTCGGTCGTGCAGGCGGCGAGCCCGAAGCTGGCCACGCAGACGGCGGCCATCATGGTCTTGTTCATCGAAATCCCTCTCCTTGGTGCGCGGGTGGGCGCGGCCCCCCGGTAGCCTCGATGGCCGTCTATTGTCGCGAATTGCGGCGAAAAGCGGATCGCGGCGCGTGCGGCCTCACTTCTTGCGCCGTCTGCGCCCGTAGAGCTCGAGTCGGTGATGCAGGATGTCGTAACCGAGCTCGCGGGCGATCTCGTCCTGCAGCTTCTCGATCTTGTCGGAACGGAACTCGATGACGTCCCCCGTCTCGACGTCGATCAGATGGTCGTGATGTTCCTCGCCGGCATGCTCGAACCTGGAGGGTCCGCCGGCGAAGGCATGCCTCTGTATCGCGCCGTGCTCCTCGAGCAGCTTCATCGTCCGATAGACGGTCGACAGCGAGATGCTGGGGTCCAGCGCCGCGGCCCGGCGAAAGATCTCGTAGGCGTCCGGATGGTCTTCCGTCCCCGACAGGATCTCCAGGATGGTCCGCCGCGGACGCGTGATGCGGACCCCCGCACGCCGGAGTTCCGCCTCGTAGTCCACCTTGTGCTTCTGTTCCGACGTCATGGGCGGACTATGGTCCAGATGACAACCGTTTGCAAATGGCCGTGCGCGGCCTCTAATTGCAAATGATTTGCATTTGCGTTGACATCGCGGAAAATCGATCTATCTTCCCTGGGAGAAAGCGCCCCGCGGCGGATCGGCCGCCGCCGGAAGCAACGGATCCCGAGACCCATGCTGCGAACGCTTGCCATTGCCGTCCTCGCCCTCGTCACGAGCTTCGGAGCCGCCGCCGCGGACGACCGGCTCAAGGTCGTCACCACCTTCACCGTCATCGCCGACATGGCGCGCAACGTCGCAGGCGATGCGGCCACGGTGGAATCGATCACCCGCCCCGGCGCGGAAATCCACAACTATCAGCCGACGCCCGGCGACATCCTGAAGGCGCAGGATGCCGACCTGATCCTCTGGAACGGGTTGAACCTCGAACTCTGGTTCGAGCGCTTCTTCACCAATCTCCGCGACGTCCCCTCCGCGGTCGTGTCGGAAGGCGTGGTGCCCATGTCCATCGGCGACGGCCCCTACGCGGGAAAACCCAACCCGCATGCCTGGATGTCGCCGTCGGACGCGCTGATCTACGTCGACAACATCGCCAAGGCGCTTGCCTCCGCCGATCCGGCCAATGCGGCGACCTACGAGGCGAATGCGGCGGCCTACCGTGCCCGTATCGAGGCGGCGATCACGCCGATCCGCGCGCAGCTGGCGGCCATTCCCGAGGAGCGGCGCTGGCTCGCCACCAGCGAAGGCGCCTTCAGCTACCTGGCGCGCGATTTCGGGCTGAAGGAACTCTATCTCTGGCCGATCAACGCCGACAGCCAAGGCACGCCGCAGCAGATCCGCCGCGTCATCGACGTGATGCGCGCCGAGCGGGTGCCGGCGATCTTCAGCGAGAACACCGTATCCGACAAGCCGGCACGGCAGGTCGCCCGCGAGA
The nucleotide sequence above comes from Aquibium microcysteis. Encoded proteins:
- a CDS encoding Fur family transcriptional regulator — translated: MTSEQKHKVDYEAELRRAGVRITRPRRTILEILSGTEDHPDAYEIFRRAAALDPSISLSTVYRTMKLLEEHGAIQRHAFAGGPSRFEHAGEEHHDHLIDVETGDVIEFRSDKIEKLQDEIARELGYDILHHRLELYGRRRRKK
- a CDS encoding pseudouridine-5'-phosphate glycosidase — encoded protein: MTDIARPFTDVSAPVAAALAEGRPVVALESTIVTHGMPFPQNAEMAARVEAIIRDEGAVPATIVVVEGRLKVGLSASELVSLARVSGAMKLSRADLAFAVAEGRTGGTTVAATMIAAAAAGIRVFATGGIGGVHKGAETSFDISADLDELARTPVIVVSAGAKAILDIEKTLEVLETRGVPVVGYGTDVMPAFWSRGSRFGAPLRLDSAEAIARFQRTRTALGVAGGMLIANPVPAASEIPEAEMAVHIEAAQRDAVERRVSGKAVTPFLLARILELTQGRSLETNIALVENNARLAARIAAALA
- a CDS encoding metal ABC transporter substrate-binding protein — its product is MLRTLAIAVLALVTSFGAAAADDRLKVVTTFTVIADMARNVAGDAATVESITRPGAEIHNYQPTPGDILKAQDADLILWNGLNLELWFERFFTNLRDVPSAVVSEGVVPMSIGDGPYAGKPNPHAWMSPSDALIYVDNIAKALASADPANAATYEANAAAYRARIEAAITPIRAQLAAIPEERRWLATSEGAFSYLARDFGLKELYLWPINADSQGTPQQIRRVIDVMRAERVPAIFSENTVSDKPARQVARETGAAYGGVLYVDSLSEADGPVPTYLDLLRITAETIAKGLTE
- a CDS encoding OmpA family protein; this encodes MNKTMMAAVCVASFGLAACTTDPYTGQQKISNTAGGAALGALAGAGLGVLAGGDDRRNALIGAGIGALAGGAIGGYMDQQEAQLRQQLQGTGVSVTRQGDQIILNMPSNITFDTDQDAIKGSFYGTLNSVALVLTKFNRTIVDVYGHTDSTGDDNYNLGLSQRRALSVANYLGAQGVDQRRFSILGLGETQPIASNATPDGRAANRRVEIRLAPIT